Below is a genomic region from Spirosoma radiotolerans.
TAGTGAAGGAGCCGGCACACTTAATGAAAACGGGAGCCAGCCGGGCAGCCGTTGCTGGCGCATCAGCCTCAGCAGTACGGATTCCTGATCAGACTGGCTAATTTGGTGGGCCATTGCCTGGGGCGCGGACCGGCGTGGTACCTGGCCCATCCGTTCGATCAGGGTTCGGACGTAATAGCCTGACTGGGGCCGGGCTTCCACCAACCCTTCGGCTTCCAGGCAGTAATAGGCCTGTTGTACTGTATTGATGCTGACTCCAAGCTCCTGACTGAGCATACGAACAGACGGAAGTTTATCGCCCCCGGTTAGCATACCCAACCGCAGCTTATCGCCCAGTTGCCGAGCGATCTGCTGATATTTAGGGGTAGAAAGGGCCATAGTCAGTTTGGGTATAGCGATTCTGCTTTATTGAGCAAAAATAACGGTCTCATCTGTACGCGTTACCATACAGATTTTGTGAAACTAAGCCGTACAGTTTGACTATATCCAGCCAGCCGCGAAAAAGAAAGCTGTATGGGCTGGTAACGCCTAAAGTGTATCTGTTTAGGGAATTGCCCGTTCACTTGTTTTGTCCCATGCAATTCCAAACAACTTCCTTTCTCGATGTCGCCCGGCTGCGGGCAGATACACCAGGCTGCCAAGAATGCCTGTTCATGAATAGTGCCGGTGCTTCCTTGATGCCGCAACCTGTTGTAACAGCGATGCGGGATTACCTTCAGCAGGAAACCCAACTGGGCGGTTATGAAGTTGAACGGTTACGAATGGGCCAGATCAACCGCTTTTATGATGAAGCGGCCCGGCTACTGAACACGAACCCCGGCAACATTGCCTATGCCTATAGTGCTACCGATGCCACGATTCAGGCGCTGTCGGCCATACCCTTCCGGGCGGGCGATACGATTCTGACCACTTCGAACGATTATGTCTCTAACCAACTGGCGTTTCTGTCGATGCAGCAGCGGTTGGGCATCCGGCTACTGCGGATCAATGACCTGCCCAACGGCGACCTTGATCTAACTCACCTGGAGGAGTTGATACGAACACACCGGCCGGTACTGGTCGCGGCTACCCACATACCGACGAACTCCGGTCTGGTGTTGCCTGCTGAAGAAGTGGGCAACCTCTGCCGGCAATACGGCGTCTGGTATCTGCTCGATGCGGCCCAATCGGTGGGGCAATTGCCACTCGATGTCACCCGGATTCAGCCCGACTTTCTGGTAGCAACAGGCCGTAAGTTTCTGCGTGGCCCGCGTAACACCGGTTTTCTTTACGTATCGGATAGGGCGCTGGAGGCCGGATTGGCGCCCCTGTTCATCGACCGGCGGGCCGCTACCTGGACTGAGCCAGATACCTACGCTTTGCAGACCAGTGCCCGCCGATTTGAGCCACAGGAGATTTCGTTGCTCAGCGTTGGACTGGCCGAAGCGGTTCGGTACGCCAATCAGGTGGGCATAAAGGCTATTTCCCAACAGAACCTACGCCTGATGCACCGGCTCCGAACGGGTCTGGAATCACTCGACGGGCTGACCCTGCTGGACTGGGGCTCCCGGCAAAGCAATATCCTGACCTTTCACACGGGCCGCCAGTCGCTGCCCGCGCTGGAAGCCGCCCTCCGACACGGGCGAGTGCTTTTCACGGTCCAGTATCCCCAGGGAGCCCGGATCGATTTTCAACGAAAGGGTGTAGACTGGGTGGTCCGATTGTCGCCCCATTATTTTAATATGCTGGACGAAATAGACGAAGTGGTCAGCCTGATCGCCCGTTTTTTACGGTGAGCCTTTTCTGCTTCAGGAAAATTTACGGTTAATTGTAAGCCATAACGCCACGTACAGCATGCAGAACGATTATTTAAAAAGTGTGATCAGCCAATTTGAGTATTATAAACTACTCGGAGAAAAAACATTGGCACAACTGCCCGACGACGCGCTTTTCTGGCATTACAACCCGGAAAGCAATAGCATTGCCATTCTGGTGAACCACCTTTGGGGGAATATGCTGAGTCGCTGGACGGATTTCCTCTCGACTGATGGGGAGAAAGAATGGCGCGATCGGGAGGGCGAGTTTGCCAATGATAGCCAGTCCAGAGATGAACTACAGCAGAAATGGGATGAAGGCTGGCGCGTTCTTTTAGACACCCTCAACTCATTACAGGAAGATGACCTTTCCAAAATAGTCTATATCCGACATCAGGGCCATACGGTGGTGGAAGCCATCAACCGGCAGTTGGCTCATTATTCGTACCACATCGGCCAACTGGTTTTTCTGGGGAAAATGCTGGCGAAAAACTGGACGTCGCTCTCGATTCCAAGAGGTGAGTCCAGGCAATTTAACGCCGAGAAATTCGCCCAGCCCAAACATAGAGAACATTTTACTGACGCTTATCTGAAACCGGATCACCAATAAGCCAAAAACCATGACGCAACAACAAGCCACTCAATTTGCCGATGAATGGATCCGTGCATTTAATGCGCACGATCTGGACGCCATTCTGTCCCATTATACCGACGAGTTGGAATTTTATTCGCCTTTTATTCCGCTCCTGAAGTTCAATGAGTCAGGCCGTATCACCAGCAAGCGCGATCTGGCGCGCTATTTTCAGCTGGGCCTGACCACCTACCCCGATCTACACTTTACGTTGCATACCGTTTTTGTCGGAATCGACACCCTGGTTATTTACTACACGTCGGTCAATAACCGACTGGCCAGCGAAGTTTTCCAACTGGATGAGATGGGTAAAGCCAGGAAGGTGTTTTGTCACTATGCCGGGTGAAATCTACGCTAAAAACAAGTCAAAGTGCACTCACAGCATCTTTAGGAACTATGCGTTTTTCTGCCGCGCACCTGATCGACTCCTACTCACAGATAACCCATAGTGTGTCTTAAACCCATCTTGCGACCCTTGAACAAATGGCCGCTGCCATTGAGGCCTAAAATTTTGCCAAATTAGGCCCTTCCTGTTTCAGGGCACACAATAAACGGCTCAAATCGACGTTTTATACCTGTTACGTTTCGTCAAGCCTCCCCTTTTCCTGGTGAGGCTTTTTTCGTGCCTCCTACATTTTGACCAAGTAACCATGGAAGCCCAGTCTGATCAACAACCCCGGCAGCCCGACCCGACGATCGTCCTGAAACAGCAGGTGGAAGACGCAACTGATTTTCTTAGCATCTGCGATAGGCTGTCCACCGGTTATGACAGTGGCTATTATTGGGAAGACGTTCAGCGGGCTCTGCGTATTGCGGCAGGCCTGGAGAAATGGCCCGATTGAACTGGACACCGCCTGCGGTTTAACGTGGTTAAGACCAGAATTGGGGTTTAAGCCACC
It encodes:
- a CDS encoding nuclear transport factor 2 family protein codes for the protein MTQQQATQFADEWIRAFNAHDLDAILSHYTDELEFYSPFIPLLKFNESGRITSKRDLARYFQLGLTTYPDLHFTLHTVFVGIDTLVIYYTSVNNRLASEVFQLDEMGKARKVFCHYAG
- a CDS encoding aminotransferase class V-fold PLP-dependent enzyme, translated to MQFQTTSFLDVARLRADTPGCQECLFMNSAGASLMPQPVVTAMRDYLQQETQLGGYEVERLRMGQINRFYDEAARLLNTNPGNIAYAYSATDATIQALSAIPFRAGDTILTTSNDYVSNQLAFLSMQQRLGIRLLRINDLPNGDLDLTHLEELIRTHRPVLVAATHIPTNSGLVLPAEEVGNLCRQYGVWYLLDAAQSVGQLPLDVTRIQPDFLVATGRKFLRGPRNTGFLYVSDRALEAGLAPLFIDRRAATWTEPDTYALQTSARRFEPQEISLLSVGLAEAVRYANQVGIKAISQQNLRLMHRLRTGLESLDGLTLLDWGSRQSNILTFHTGRQSLPALEAALRHGRVLFTVQYPQGARIDFQRKGVDWVVRLSPHYFNMLDEIDEVVSLIARFLR
- a CDS encoding DUF1572 family protein, producing the protein MQNDYLKSVISQFEYYKLLGEKTLAQLPDDALFWHYNPESNSIAILVNHLWGNMLSRWTDFLSTDGEKEWRDREGEFANDSQSRDELQQKWDEGWRVLLDTLNSLQEDDLSKIVYIRHQGHTVVEAINRQLAHYSYHIGQLVFLGKMLAKNWTSLSIPRGESRQFNAEKFAQPKHREHFTDAYLKPDHQ